The DNA region GCAGGGCTGCGCGTGagtggcggggcgggggggggttggCTCCTGCAGTTCACGTGTCTCCTCTCATCACTTCCCAGCCCCGCGCACCTCCCGCTGCCGGGGGATCGGTGGTGCCACCCCCGGAGCCGCCCCGCCCCGCAGAGCCCCCGCCAGGCGGGGCCCGGGGCGTCTCCGCGTCCCTTAAGAGGGCCCCCCCCGCGCCGGCCGGGAGCGCAGCGGAGCCGCCAGCCCGGATCGGGGCTAGACCCTGCCGCGCCGGACCGCACCGGACCGGACCCTGTAGGAGTCAGGTAAGGGGGCGGGTCCGTGCGGGGCGATGCCCGGGGGGGTCCCGGCCTGGACCGCGCTGCATCGGCTCGATCCCGTGGGTACCGGCCCCGCTCGGCtccacagagacacacacacacacaccagctcccCTGCACACATcactcccccacagccctccttcacacacacacacacagacctcaGCCCCCCCTGCACACATTACctccacacagacacacccagcccccccaaTTACCAGTCCCCCTGCACACgtcacccccctacacacaccagCCCCCCCGCACACACATACATCCTGCCCCTGCTGCACACACACTGCCCCGCTGCACACACttaaccccccccaccccaccatctgGCTCCACTCCCCACTGTGGGGTCCCTGTCTCCATGCCCCCTGCCGACGGCGCAGGGCTCCCAGGGAGGGACggtagcgggggggggggcattatTTCACTGCCTCACACTATCCCTGTCACCCCCAGCCACCTGGAGGAGGGGCCGGCCCCACGGGTTACCCCCAGGTATTGGCATCCCAGGCTGCGTAAACCCCTTCCTGCCATCAGAGGCCATCcagctgtctgtctgcctgtctgtctgtagggagcgggggcagggggttggtcgGTCTGTCTGTCCCCTGGGGGCCCagagcccctgcctgcccccacccatTGCAGATAGCTGGGCTCCCTCCTGGCACATGGCTCCGGCTGGGCACAGCGCCCAAGGGAGATACCATGTgacagcagggtgggggctcttGTGGCAGTGTCCAGGGCTCCGGTCCCTCCCCCTGCGAATGGTTTAACTTGCTGGGCATCCCCCTTCCAGCGATCCCCTAAATCAGCCCCCCAGccttctgcactgcctgctgggcattccctccctgccctgctgggccCCGCCTCCCTCACTGCCTCCCACTCACCCCTCAGCACCCCTGCAGGCTGGGGCATGCAGAGAGCCCTGGGGTACATGATGGGGTGGGCACTGCTCGGGCACCTGGGAGCAGACGGGGCTCAGGCATAGGAGGCAGGAGGCTTGGCAGAGCCATGCAAGGATCTGAGCTGCTGGGATGTGTGGGGGCATCAGAAATGgctctgcaggggctgggagctgctccaggggggctgggagtggctTCTGTATGTGGGGGGCTCCAGGAGTGGCTTggacctggggtgggggctgggcattGATCGGGCACACGGCGGCATGTGGGTGAGCCGGATGCCCACATTGTGAGACACCCATGTTCCGTCCTCCCCAGCTCTTGTTCCTTGTCTTGGCCCAGGCTGAGGATGCTGTGAGCAGAGTGTCCTGCCCCCGGTGCAGCCCCCGGCCAGGAGCAGAGAATGGACGAGCTGCTGAAGCTCATGTACCTCAATGTCTCGGAGCGGCTGagcctgccctgggagcaggccGGGCTGTGTGGCCCCTCGGTGGGGAACAGCACCCTCCTGGTTGTGGCCTACAGCGGCCTGCTGGCCATGGGGCTggtggggaacctgggcctggTCTGCATCATTGCCCGGCACAAGGAGATGAGGAACGTCACCAGCATCTTCATAGCCAACCTGGCCTGCTCCGACCTCCTGATGAGCGTGGTGTGCCTGCCCGTCACCGTCATCTACACGCTCATGGACCGTTGGGTGCTGGGTGAGTTCCTGTGCAAGGCCAGCCCCTTCGCGCAGTGCGTCTCCGTCACCGTCTCCATCCTCTCACTGGCCTGGATTGCGCTGGAGCGGCACCAGCTCATCATCAACCCCACTGGATGGAAGCCGGGGGCCACTCATGCCTACCTGGCTGTGAGCATCACCTGGCTGGTGTCGGGCTGCATCTCCCTGCCCTTCCTCGCCTTCAGCGTCCTGACGGACGAGCCCTTCCGCAACCTCAGCCTGCCCTTCGACGCCTTCGCTGGCCACCTGGTGTGCGTGGAAAAGTGGCCGTCGGACGGGCACCGCCTGGCCTACACCACTGGGCTGCTGCTCGGCCAGTACTGCCTGCCCTTGCTGCTCATCCTGGCCTGCTACTGCCGCATCTTCCTGCGCCTGCGCCGCCGGCGGGACATCTTGGAGCGGCCCCCGCATGGCTCCCGCGCTGCCAGCCACCGGCGGGTCAGCATCATGCTGGCCTGCCTCGTCGCCGCCTTCGCCGTGTGCTGGCTGCCCCTGACCGTCTTCAATGCCCTGTACGACTGGGCCCATGAGACCATCTCCGGCTGCTACCATGAcctgctcttctccctctgccACCTGGCGGCCATGGCCTCCACCTGCATCAACCCCGTCCTCTACGGCT from Chelonoidis abingdonii isolate Lonesome George chromosome 2, CheloAbing_2.0, whole genome shotgun sequence includes:
- the LOC116830693 gene encoding neuropeptide Y receptor type 1-like, with product MDELLKLMYLNVSERLSLPWEQAGLCGPSVGNSTLLVVAYSGLLAMGLVGNLGLVCIIARHKEMRNVTSIFIANLACSDLLMSVVCLPVTVIYTLMDRWVLGEFLCKASPFAQCVSVTVSILSLAWIALERHQLIINPTGWKPGATHAYLAVSITWLVSGCISLPFLAFSVLTDEPFRNLSLPFDAFAGHLVCVEKWPSDGHRLAYTTGLLLGQYCLPLLLILACYCRIFLRLRRRRDILERPPHGSRAASHRRVSIMLACLVAAFAVCWLPLTVFNALYDWAHETISGCYHDLLFSLCHLAAMASTCINPVLYGFLNTNFQQELKALLHRCSCAAETDTYESVPMSTISTEVSKASLRSGGLAIDA